From the Candidatus Binatia bacterium genome, one window contains:
- the nadC gene encoding carboxylating nicotinate-nucleotide diphosphorylase, translating into MSRELGSGVDPFEHPSTGALIAAALAEDVGRGDVTSLVTIPPADAGAARLVAREDCVVAGLPLIERIYGALVGPGVVSVNLRVREGASVKAGRALAELRGPLATILTGERLALNFLQQLCGTATVTSRFVDAVEGTGAEILDTRKTIPGLRLLQKYAVRVGGGRNHRFGLDDGILIKDNHVAACGSVRAAVERARRGAPHGLRVEVECDRLDQVKQALAAGADVVLLDNMTPAVVGRAHALIAGRAVVEVSGGIGLDNVRKYAERGPALISVGGLTHSARAIDLSLEVKGARAGRKK; encoded by the coding sequence GTGAGTCGCGAACTCGGCTCGGGCGTCGATCCGTTCGAGCATCCGAGTACCGGGGCGCTGATCGCGGCGGCGCTCGCCGAGGATGTCGGGCGCGGAGACGTCACGAGTCTGGTGACGATTCCGCCCGCAGACGCTGGTGCGGCAAGGCTCGTAGCGCGCGAGGATTGCGTCGTCGCCGGCCTGCCGCTGATCGAGCGGATCTACGGCGCGCTGGTGGGGCCCGGTGTCGTTTCCGTAAATCTGCGCGTTCGCGAGGGCGCGTCGGTCAAAGCGGGGCGGGCTCTCGCGGAGCTTCGTGGGCCACTGGCGACGATCCTTACGGGCGAGCGACTCGCCCTGAACTTCCTTCAGCAGCTCTGCGGAACGGCGACCGTCACGAGCCGCTTCGTCGATGCGGTCGAGGGCACCGGCGCCGAGATTCTCGACACGCGCAAGACGATCCCGGGCCTCCGTCTTCTCCAGAAGTACGCGGTTCGGGTCGGCGGAGGTCGGAACCACCGGTTCGGTCTGGATGATGGTATTCTGATCAAGGATAACCACGTGGCCGCGTGCGGTTCGGTTCGGGCCGCCGTCGAGCGGGCGCGTCGTGGTGCCCCGCACGGTCTTCGGGTGGAAGTCGAGTGCGACCGGCTCGACCAGGTGAAGCAAGCGCTCGCCGCCGGCGCCGACGTGGTGCTCCTCGACAACATGACGCCGGCCGTGGTGGGACGCGCACACGCGCTCATCGCGGGGCGCGCTGTCGTGGAAGTCTCGGGCGGTATCGGACTCGACAATGTTCGCAAGTACGCGGAGCGCGGTCCTGCGTTGATCTCAGTCGGCGGTCTCACGCACTCGGCGCGGGCCATCGACCTCTCGCTCGAGGTCAAAGGCGCCAGGGCGGGCCGCAAGAAGTGA
- a CDS encoding valine--tRNA ligase, with amino-acid sequence MSAELSKAYAPNEVEDRWAKKWVKEGFFVADAAAPGDAFSMVIPPPNVTGHLHLGHALNNTIQDVLLRYKKMDGFNTLWVPGTDHASIATQNVVERQLAAQGTDRHTLGREAFLDKTFAWKNEVAPYIISQLQRLGASCDWTRERFTMDEGLSRAVREVFVRLHEEGLVYRGRRLINWCCRCGTALSDIEVEHQDTEGSLWHLRYPLSDGSGHVTVATTRPETMLGDTAVAVHPEDDRYAGLVGKTIRLPILDREIPIIADEYVDKEFGSGAVKITPAHDFNDFDVGSRHDLPQISVIDEQGRMTDEAGPYAGLDRAECRTKIVAAFEADGVLDHEEPHALAASVCYRCREVVEPLLSLQWFVRAKPLAQPAMQAVRDGRTKFYPEHWERTYFAWLENIRDWCVSRQLWWGHRIPAWYCDACGEDSVLVLREEPSACPTCDGELRQDEDVLDTWFSSGLWPFSTLGWPDATPELQKYYPTQVLVTGFDIIFFWVARMMMFGLKFTGEVPFRDVYVHGLVRDEYGDKMSKSKGNVRDPLELLATYGTDALRFTLVAQSAMGRDIRLSLERIDGNRAFANKVWNAARFTHMHLDDYDPAAERLVGGPAERWIRTRLSRAIEEFRAALDGYRFNDAATTIYRFLWNEFCDWYVELAKLSLNGDDADARRAAQQTLVDVLDASLRLMHPLMPFLTEEVWLSLPRVGEPPASVVLTPFPKADDFARDEASEQGVEQLIAVVRALRTLRSELGVKPKQEIEVQVAEVAAGSWGGVESFRSAIGSLARVGSMGQIEGAERPKGAAVAVAGGVEMYVPIAGLVDVAAERERLAKEIQRVEKDLGAVLKKLGNESFIARAPDEIVQKERGKAAELESRRDLLARGLERLAEVQS; translated from the coding sequence ATGTCGGCCGAGCTTTCGAAGGCGTACGCACCCAACGAGGTCGAGGATCGTTGGGCCAAGAAGTGGGTGAAGGAAGGGTTTTTCGTCGCGGACGCGGCGGCTCCCGGAGACGCGTTCTCGATGGTGATCCCACCACCGAACGTGACCGGGCACCTCCACTTGGGCCACGCGCTGAACAACACGATCCAGGACGTGTTGCTGCGCTACAAGAAGATGGACGGCTTCAACACGCTCTGGGTGCCCGGCACCGACCACGCGTCGATCGCGACCCAGAACGTCGTCGAGCGACAGCTCGCCGCGCAGGGCACCGATCGCCACACGCTGGGCCGTGAGGCCTTCCTCGACAAGACGTTCGCCTGGAAGAACGAGGTCGCTCCCTACATCATCTCGCAACTCCAGCGGCTCGGGGCCTCGTGTGATTGGACGCGTGAGCGCTTCACGATGGACGAGGGCCTCTCGCGAGCCGTCAGGGAGGTGTTCGTTCGGCTCCACGAAGAGGGGCTGGTCTACCGCGGTCGGCGCCTGATCAACTGGTGCTGTCGCTGCGGCACCGCGCTCTCCGACATCGAGGTCGAGCACCAGGACACCGAGGGGAGCCTCTGGCACCTGCGGTACCCGCTCTCGGACGGCAGTGGCCATGTGACCGTGGCAACGACGCGTCCTGAGACGATGCTCGGCGACACGGCTGTCGCCGTGCACCCCGAGGACGACCGATACGCGGGCCTTGTGGGCAAGACGATTCGTCTCCCGATCCTCGATCGCGAGATCCCGATCATCGCCGACGAGTACGTGGACAAGGAGTTCGGCTCGGGGGCGGTGAAGATCACGCCTGCGCACGACTTCAACGACTTCGACGTCGGGAGTCGGCACGACCTCCCGCAGATCTCCGTGATCGACGAGCAGGGCCGGATGACCGACGAGGCCGGGCCGTACGCCGGGCTCGACCGCGCCGAGTGCCGCACGAAGATCGTTGCCGCGTTCGAGGCCGACGGTGTTCTCGACCACGAAGAGCCGCACGCTCTGGCCGCGAGCGTTTGCTACCGCTGCCGCGAAGTGGTGGAGCCGTTGCTCTCGCTGCAGTGGTTCGTGCGGGCGAAGCCTCTTGCGCAACCGGCAATGCAGGCGGTCCGCGACGGACGTACGAAGTTCTATCCCGAGCACTGGGAGCGCACGTACTTCGCGTGGCTCGAGAATATCCGCGACTGGTGCGTCTCCCGTCAGCTGTGGTGGGGGCACCGGATACCCGCATGGTACTGCGACGCCTGCGGTGAGGATTCCGTTCTCGTCCTCCGCGAAGAGCCGAGCGCCTGTCCGACCTGCGACGGCGAACTCCGCCAGGACGAAGACGTGCTCGACACGTGGTTCTCGAGTGGGCTTTGGCCGTTCTCGACCCTCGGGTGGCCCGATGCGACGCCCGAGCTGCAGAAGTACTACCCGACGCAGGTCCTCGTCACCGGGTTCGACATCATCTTCTTCTGGGTCGCCCGGATGATGATGTTCGGTCTCAAGTTCACCGGCGAGGTCCCGTTCCGCGACGTTTACGTCCACGGCCTCGTGCGCGACGAGTACGGCGACAAGATGAGCAAGAGCAAAGGGAACGTCCGCGACCCGCTCGAGCTCCTCGCGACCTACGGCACGGATGCGCTGCGCTTTACGTTGGTCGCGCAGTCGGCCATGGGCCGCGACATCCGCCTTTCCCTGGAGCGAATCGATGGGAACCGGGCTTTTGCGAACAAAGTCTGGAATGCGGCGCGCTTCACGCACATGCATCTCGACGACTACGATCCGGCGGCCGAGCGTCTCGTCGGGGGCCCGGCGGAGCGTTGGATTCGCACTCGACTCTCGCGGGCTATCGAGGAGTTCCGCGCTGCGCTCGACGGCTATCGGTTCAACGACGCCGCGACGACGATCTACCGATTCCTCTGGAATGAGTTCTGCGACTGGTACGTCGAACTCGCGAAGCTCTCTCTGAACGGCGACGACGCCGACGCGCGTCGCGCTGCCCAGCAGACGCTCGTGGACGTCCTCGACGCGTCGTTGCGGTTGATGCACCCGCTGATGCCGTTTCTCACCGAGGAGGTCTGGCTTTCGCTGCCTCGGGTCGGCGAGCCGCCGGCCAGTGTGGTTCTGACGCCATTTCCGAAGGCCGACGACTTCGCCCGGGACGAGGCCTCCGAGCAGGGTGTGGAGCAACTCATCGCCGTGGTCCGAGCTCTGCGTACGCTTCGGTCGGAGTTGGGCGTGAAGCCGAAGCAGGAGATCGAGGTCCAGGTGGCCGAGGTGGCTGCGGGCTCGTGGGGCGGGGTTGAATCCTTCCGGAGCGCGATCGGATCCCTCGCGCGGGTGGGATCGATGGGGCAGATCGAAGGCGCTGAACGTCCCAAGGGTGCCGCGGTCGCGGTCGCCGGGGGCGTCGAGATGTACGTCCCGATCGCGGGCCTCGTCGACGTCGCCGCCGAACGGGAGCGCCTCGCGAAGGAGATTCAGCGCGTCGAGAAGGATCTCGGTGCGGTTCTCAAGAAGCTCGGGAACGAGTCGTTCATCGCACGGGCCCCGGACGAGATTGTGCAGAAAGAGCGCGGCAAGGCCGCCGAGCTCGAAAGCCGGCGGGACCTGCTGGCGCGTGGGCTCGAGCGTCTCGCCGAGGTTCAGTCGTGA
- a CDS encoding biotin--[acetyl-CoA-carboxylase] ligase, producing the protein MIDEALLETLQGGAWCSGAEIGTRIGVSRTAVWKKIEALRERGYSIEAMAGRGYRLLGGPDRLLPTEVRRHLTAKRLGMDIVHREEVDSTNRLAGELARGGAPEGTVVVAEAQTAGRGRLGREWTSPSNLNLYLSVVLRPPVAPVDVTSLSLVAAIAVAEAILSTTDLRSGIKWPNDVLLGQRKVCGILTEMDAESDRVRFLVLGIGVNLNATARDFPPELRRKASSLRIATRRRIDRAAFTGALLNELEVVYDQFVAGGFPAVQKAYEAYHCLPGRRVRVEGAGNPRGVVRGVAPDGALLVETADGVVRVSSGEVTLRGTYRS; encoded by the coding sequence GTGATCGACGAAGCGCTGCTCGAGACCCTGCAGGGTGGTGCGTGGTGCTCCGGTGCGGAGATCGGGACACGCATCGGCGTGTCTCGGACGGCTGTCTGGAAGAAGATCGAGGCGCTTCGGGAACGGGGCTACTCGATCGAGGCGATGGCCGGTCGTGGATACCGCTTGCTCGGAGGACCGGACAGACTGCTGCCGACTGAGGTCCGCCGTCATCTGACGGCGAAGCGACTCGGCATGGACATCGTGCACCGCGAAGAGGTCGATTCGACGAACAGGTTGGCGGGGGAGCTTGCGCGCGGTGGCGCCCCCGAGGGTACCGTGGTGGTCGCCGAGGCGCAGACCGCAGGGCGAGGTCGCCTCGGGCGAGAGTGGACCTCACCCTCGAATCTGAATCTGTATCTGTCTGTGGTGCTCCGTCCGCCCGTCGCGCCGGTGGACGTCACGTCGTTGTCCCTGGTGGCCGCCATCGCGGTCGCCGAGGCGATCCTGTCCACGACCGACTTACGATCCGGGATCAAGTGGCCGAACGACGTCCTTCTCGGCCAGCGAAAAGTCTGCGGGATCTTGACCGAGATGGATGCGGAGTCGGACCGGGTCCGGTTTCTGGTCCTCGGGATCGGGGTAAATTTGAACGCGACCGCCCGGGATTTTCCTCCCGAGCTACGCCGCAAGGCGTCGAGCCTGCGTATTGCCACGCGCCGGCGAATCGACCGGGCCGCGTTCACGGGCGCTCTCTTGAACGAGCTCGAGGTTGTTTACGACCAGTTCGTGGCCGGCGGTTTTCCCGCCGTGCAGAAGGCCTACGAGGCGTATCACTGCCTCCCGGGGCGTCGCGTGCGCGTCGAGGGGGCCGGAAACCCCCGGGGAGTGGTCCGGGGCGTGGCTCCGGACGGGGCGCTCCTGGTCGAGACGGCCGACGGCGTCGTCCGGGTCTCCTCCGGCGAGGTGACGCTCCGCGGCACGTATCGTTCCTAA
- a CDS encoding type III pantothenate kinase has product MLLAIDVGNTHTVLGLFEGDTLRRRWRIVTEHSRTADEYSVVLWNLTRMSGVEAGQIQGIIVSNVVPPLQSVVEAMCTETFGQSPLVVGPGIRTGMPILYDNPREVGADRIVNAVAAYERNHDVSIVVDFGTATTFDVVSKRGEYLGGVIAPGVGISLDALFSRTAKLQAVELVRPPKVIGRNTVNSIQSGVYFGYVAMVDGMVRRIQEELGEPATVTATGGFGQLIASESETIDDVNEFLTLEGLRLIFERNR; this is encoded by the coding sequence ATGTTGCTCGCGATCGACGTCGGGAACACTCACACGGTACTGGGTTTGTTCGAAGGGGATACGCTGCGCAGACGCTGGCGTATCGTCACAGAACACTCTCGTACGGCGGATGAGTACAGTGTGGTGCTCTGGAATCTCACCCGCATGAGCGGCGTCGAGGCCGGTCAAATCCAGGGGATTATCGTATCCAACGTGGTGCCGCCGCTCCAGTCGGTGGTGGAGGCGATGTGCACCGAGACCTTCGGTCAGAGCCCTCTGGTGGTCGGACCCGGCATCCGCACCGGGATGCCCATCCTCTACGACAACCCCCGTGAGGTCGGCGCCGACCGCATCGTGAACGCGGTGGCCGCCTACGAGCGGAATCACGACGTCTCGATCGTGGTGGACTTCGGCACGGCGACGACCTTCGATGTCGTCTCGAAGCGCGGTGAGTACCTTGGGGGAGTGATCGCTCCGGGCGTCGGGATCTCTCTCGACGCTCTGTTCTCCCGCACGGCCAAGCTCCAGGCAGTGGAACTCGTGCGGCCGCCGAAGGTTATCGGCCGGAATACCGTCAACTCGATCCAATCGGGCGTGTACTTTGGGTACGTCGCGATGGTCGACGGAATGGTTCGGCGGATCCAGGAGGAGTTGGGCGAGCCGGCGACCGTGACCGCGACCGGTGGTTTCGGACAACTGATTGCCTCCGAGTCGGAGACGATCGACGACGTGAACGAATTCTTGACGCTCGAAGGTCTGCGTCTCATCTTCGAGCGGAATCGGTAG
- the fusA gene encoding elongation factor G, whose protein sequence is MAALDPARIRNLVLIGHGGVGKTTLGEALLLTAGQTNSRGVTADRTSNFDTEPEEEARGHSMFSAFHHLTWKDQAINIVDCPGANAFVHDASAVLQGATTAVLVVSSHGETRGEDEKVLSWVADGSVPRIAFVTGMDHERADFERAREALTVGLELKPVALHLPIGAGDGFVGIVDVLHQKALLGQGEKGQSKQAPIPDDLVEAAESAREQLVEAVAEADDDLLEKYLEEGELGQEELRAGLVSGIASGALLPLLCGSGEKAFGVGTFLDFIAEDCPSAADLPPALGDDPKTGDEILRAADLNEPFSAQIIRTLIDPFAGKLSVMRVFSGKVAADSPIFNSTRAEKEKLGHLFRLEGKKQVAVTEAVAGDLVAVAKLKVGNTGDTLCDEKVHTYYPLLRSFEPAISFALEAKNKGEEDKVMVGLQRLQEEDPAIHLDRDPESKEIMLGAMGQLHVDLVVERLKRKFGAEVLLSAPKIPYRETVRSRSQAEGRLKKQTGGHGQFALAQLEIEPLPRGAGFEFVDKVVGGSVPRNFIPAVEKGVIETMRKGALGGYPVVDVRVTLYDGKHHDVDSSEMAFKLAAAMGFKAAFEKAKPVILEPIMAIDVSVPDEAMGDVLGDVNSRRGKVQGVEPKGHGQVIKAMIPMAEILTYAPDLNSMTGGRGSFHVEFSHYEELPSHFAEKIAWAKKQSEGS, encoded by the coding sequence ATGGCCGCTCTTGACCCTGCACGCATTCGAAACCTCGTGTTGATCGGACACGGTGGCGTTGGGAAGACGACCCTCGGTGAGGCGCTCCTTCTGACAGCCGGCCAAACGAATAGTCGCGGAGTTACGGCGGACCGCACCTCGAACTTCGACACGGAGCCTGAGGAGGAGGCGCGCGGCCACTCCATGTTCTCCGCGTTCCATCACCTCACCTGGAAGGACCAGGCCATCAACATCGTCGACTGCCCGGGCGCGAACGCGTTCGTGCACGACGCGAGTGCCGTGTTGCAGGGCGCGACGACGGCGGTGCTCGTCGTGTCGTCGCACGGGGAAACCCGCGGCGAGGACGAGAAGGTACTGAGCTGGGTGGCCGACGGATCGGTTCCGCGCATCGCTTTCGTCACAGGGATGGATCACGAGCGAGCCGATTTCGAGCGGGCGCGCGAAGCTCTGACCGTCGGGCTCGAACTGAAGCCGGTGGCTCTTCACCTGCCGATCGGCGCCGGAGACGGCTTCGTCGGCATCGTGGACGTTCTCCATCAGAAGGCGCTGCTCGGGCAGGGGGAGAAGGGGCAGTCCAAGCAAGCGCCGATCCCCGACGACCTCGTCGAAGCGGCGGAGAGCGCTCGGGAGCAGTTGGTCGAGGCCGTTGCCGAGGCGGACGACGACCTGCTGGAGAAGTACCTCGAAGAAGGCGAACTGGGTCAAGAGGAGCTCCGCGCCGGCCTCGTTTCCGGCATCGCGTCGGGGGCACTGCTCCCGCTGCTGTGCGGCTCGGGCGAGAAGGCGTTCGGCGTCGGGACCTTTCTCGACTTCATTGCGGAGGACTGTCCCTCGGCTGCGGACCTGCCGCCGGCGCTCGGCGACGATCCGAAGACCGGGGATGAAATCCTCCGAGCGGCCGACCTGAACGAGCCGTTCTCGGCGCAGATCATCCGGACCCTGATCGATCCGTTCGCGGGCAAGCTGTCCGTGATGCGTGTGTTCTCAGGCAAGGTCGCCGCGGACAGCCCGATCTTCAACTCGACGCGCGCGGAAAAGGAGAAGCTCGGCCACCTCTTCCGACTCGAGGGGAAGAAGCAGGTGGCCGTCACGGAGGCGGTTGCGGGAGACCTCGTCGCCGTCGCGAAGCTCAAGGTCGGCAACACCGGCGACACCCTGTGTGATGAGAAGGTGCACACCTACTATCCGCTGCTTCGCAGCTTCGAGCCGGCCATCTCTTTTGCACTCGAGGCGAAGAACAAGGGCGAAGAAGACAAGGTCATGGTTGGCCTCCAGCGACTGCAGGAGGAAGATCCCGCGATCCACCTCGACCGTGATCCGGAGTCGAAGGAGATCATGCTCGGCGCAATGGGCCAGCTGCACGTCGACCTCGTCGTCGAGCGCTTGAAGCGGAAGTTCGGCGCTGAGGTGCTCCTTTCGGCTCCGAAGATCCCGTACCGCGAGACCGTCCGTTCGCGCTCGCAAGCCGAGGGCAGGCTCAAGAAGCAGACCGGAGGACACGGCCAGTTCGCGCTCGCACAACTCGAGATCGAGCCTCTGCCCCGCGGGGCGGGCTTCGAGTTCGTCGATAAGGTCGTGGGCGGCTCGGTGCCGCGGAACTTCATCCCGGCGGTCGAGAAGGGCGTCATCGAGACGATGCGCAAAGGCGCGCTCGGTGGGTACCCGGTCGTCGATGTGCGCGTCACGCTCTACGACGGGAAGCACCACGACGTGGATTCGTCCGAGATGGCCTTCAAGCTGGCCGCGGCGATGGGCTTCAAGGCGGCATTCGAAAAGGCGAAGCCGGTGATTCTGGAGCCCATCATGGCCATTGACGTGAGTGTGCCCGACGAGGCCATGGGCGATGTGCTCGGCGACGTGAATTCGAGGCGCGGCAAGGTGCAGGGCGTCGAGCCCAAAGGGCATGGTCAGGTCATCAAGGCGATGATTCCGATGGCTGAGATCCTGACCTACGCGCCGGATCTGAACTCCATGACCGGCGGCCGGGGTTCGTTCCACGTGGAGTTCTCGCACTACGAAGAACTCCCGTCGCACTTCGCAGAGAAGATCGCGTGGGCTAAAAAGCAATCGGAAGGTTCTTGA
- a CDS encoding P-II family nitrogen regulator translates to MKKIEAIIKPFKLDEVKEALTKEGVEGMTISEVKGFGRQRGHSELYRGAEYVVDFLPKVKLELLVDDDNVPAIAETIRTAAATGRIGDGKIFILSIDDAVRIRTGERGAHAI, encoded by the coding sequence ATGAAAAAGATCGAAGCCATTATCAAGCCGTTTAAGCTCGACGAAGTGAAAGAAGCGCTGACTAAGGAGGGCGTCGAAGGCATGACCATTTCCGAAGTCAAAGGCTTCGGTCGGCAACGCGGACATAGCGAGCTCTACCGCGGCGCCGAGTACGTCGTGGACTTCCTGCCGAAGGTGAAGCTCGAACTTCTCGTCGACGACGACAACGTTCCCGCGATCGCCGAGACCATTCGCACGGCGGCCGCCACCGGGCGCATCGGCGACGGAAAGATCTTCATTCTCAGCATCGACGATGCCGTACGCATTCGCACCGGCGAACGCGGCGCGCACGCAATCTGA